The following coding sequences lie in one Mycobacterium gordonae genomic window:
- the secA gene encoding preprotein translocase subunit SecA, with translation MLSRLLRLGEGRMVKRLKKVADYVNTLSDDVEKLTDAELRAKTDEFRKRLADEKNPEDLEDLLPEAFAVAREAAWRVLDQRPFDVQVMGAAALHLGNVAEMKTGEGKTLTCVLPAYLNALAGKGVHVVTVNDYLAKRDSEWMGRVHRFLGLDVGVILAQMTPEERRVAYNADITYGTNNEFGFDYLRDNMAHSLDDLVQRGHNFAIVDEVDSILIDEARTPLIISGPADGASNWYTEFARLAPLMQKDTHYEVDLRKRTVGVHEKGVEFVEDQLGIDNLYEAANSPLVSYLNNALKAKELFNRDKDYIVRNGEVLIVDEFTGRVLIGRRYNEGMHQAIEAKEHVEIKAENQTLATITLQNYFRLYDKLAGMTGTAQTEAAELHEIYKLGVVPIPTNKEMIRTDQSDLIYKTEEAKYIAVVDDVAERYEKGQPVLIGTTSVERSEYLSRQFTKRRIPHNVLNAKYHEQEAGIIAEAGRRGGITVATNMAGRGTDIVLGGNVDFLTDKRLRERGLDPVETPEEYEEAWHQELPKVKKEATAEATEVIEAGGLYVLGTERHESRRIDNQLRGRSGRQGDPGESRFYLSLGDELMRRFNGAALESLLTRLNLPDDVPIEAKMVTRAIKSAQTQVEQQNFEMRKNVLKYDEVMNQQRKVIYAERRRILEGENLKEQALDMLRDVITAYVNGATSEGYAEDWDLDALWTALKTLYPVGISHESLTHPDADSDRDDLTREELLEALLEDADKAYAAREAELEEIAGEGAMRQLERNVLLNVIDRKWREHLYEMDYLKEGIGLRAMAQRDPLVEYQREGYDMFTAMLDGMKEESVGFLFNVSVEAVPAPQVDVAPVEQPEGLAEFATAAAQQEEPPARVKAPKEPVSTLRAKGIDDSVDSEAPALTYSGPSEDGSAQVQRNGGGAAKTSAAAGGSRRERRAAARQQGRGTKPPKSVKKR, from the coding sequence GTGCTGTCGAGATTGCTGCGCCTTGGTGAAGGTCGCATGGTCAAACGCCTCAAGAAGGTGGCCGACTATGTGAACACGTTGTCCGACGACGTCGAGAAACTCACCGACGCGGAGCTGAGGGCCAAGACCGACGAGTTCAGAAAGCGTCTCGCGGACGAGAAAAACCCCGAGGACCTCGAGGACCTGCTCCCCGAGGCCTTCGCGGTGGCCCGCGAGGCCGCCTGGCGGGTGCTCGACCAGCGTCCGTTCGACGTGCAGGTGATGGGCGCCGCAGCCCTGCACCTGGGCAACGTTGCCGAGATGAAGACCGGTGAGGGCAAGACCCTGACCTGTGTGCTGCCGGCCTACCTCAACGCGCTGGCCGGCAAGGGCGTCCACGTCGTCACCGTCAACGACTACCTGGCCAAACGCGACAGCGAGTGGATGGGCCGGGTGCACCGCTTCCTCGGCCTGGACGTCGGGGTCATCCTGGCCCAGATGACGCCGGAGGAGCGCCGCGTCGCCTACAACGCCGACATCACCTACGGCACCAACAACGAGTTCGGCTTCGACTACCTGCGCGACAACATGGCCCATTCGCTGGACGATCTGGTGCAGCGCGGGCACAACTTCGCGATCGTCGACGAGGTCGACTCCATCCTGATCGACGAGGCCCGCACCCCGCTGATCATCTCCGGCCCGGCCGACGGTGCGTCCAACTGGTACACCGAGTTCGCCCGGCTGGCGCCGCTGATGCAGAAGGACACCCACTACGAGGTGGACCTGCGCAAGCGCACGGTCGGCGTGCACGAGAAGGGCGTGGAGTTCGTCGAGGACCAGCTCGGCATCGACAACCTCTACGAGGCGGCCAACTCTCCGCTGGTCAGCTACCTCAACAACGCGCTGAAGGCCAAGGAGCTGTTCAACCGCGACAAGGACTACATCGTCCGCAACGGCGAAGTGCTCATCGTCGACGAGTTCACCGGCCGTGTGCTGATCGGTCGCCGCTACAACGAGGGCATGCACCAGGCCATCGAGGCCAAGGAGCACGTCGAGATCAAGGCCGAGAACCAGACGCTGGCCACCATCACGCTGCAGAACTACTTCCGTCTCTACGACAAGCTGGCCGGCATGACCGGTACCGCCCAGACCGAGGCGGCCGAGTTGCACGAGATCTACAAGCTGGGCGTGGTGCCGATCCCGACCAACAAGGAGATGATCCGCACCGACCAGTCCGACCTGATCTACAAGACCGAAGAGGCCAAGTACATCGCGGTGGTCGACGACGTCGCCGAGCGCTACGAGAAGGGTCAGCCCGTCCTGATCGGTACCACCAGCGTCGAGCGCTCGGAATACCTGTCGCGCCAGTTCACCAAGCGGCGCATCCCACACAACGTCCTCAACGCCAAGTATCACGAGCAGGAGGCGGGCATCATCGCCGAGGCCGGCCGGCGGGGCGGCATCACCGTGGCCACCAACATGGCCGGCCGCGGAACCGACATCGTGCTGGGCGGCAACGTCGACTTCCTCACCGACAAGCGGTTGCGGGAACGCGGCCTGGACCCGGTGGAAACCCCCGAGGAATACGAAGAGGCGTGGCACCAGGAGCTGCCCAAGGTCAAGAAAGAGGCGACCGCAGAAGCCACCGAAGTGATCGAGGCCGGCGGCCTGTACGTGCTGGGCACCGAACGGCACGAGTCACGCCGGATCGACAACCAGCTGCGCGGCCGTTCCGGCCGCCAGGGCGACCCGGGTGAGTCGCGGTTCTACCTGTCGCTGGGTGACGAGCTGATGCGCCGGTTCAACGGGGCCGCGCTGGAGAGCCTGCTGACCCGGTTGAACCTGCCCGACGACGTGCCGATCGAAGCCAAGATGGTCACCCGCGCCATCAAGAGCGCCCAGACCCAGGTCGAGCAGCAGAACTTCGAGATGCGCAAGAACGTCTTGAAGTACGACGAGGTGATGAACCAGCAGCGCAAGGTCATCTACGCCGAGCGCCGCCGCATCCTCGAGGGGGAGAACCTCAAAGAGCAGGCGCTGGACATGCTCCGCGATGTGATAACCGCCTATGTCAACGGCGCCACCAGTGAGGGCTACGCCGAGGACTGGGATCTGGACGCGTTGTGGACGGCGCTGAAGACGCTCTACCCGGTAGGCATCAGCCATGAGTCGCTCACCCATCCGGACGCCGACTCCGACCGCGACGATCTGACCCGCGAGGAACTGCTCGAGGCACTGCTCGAGGACGCTGACAAGGCATATGCCGCAAGGGAAGCCGAGCTGGAGGAGATCGCCGGCGAGGGCGCGATGCGTCAGCTGGAACGCAACGTGCTACTCAACGTGATCGACCGCAAGTGGCGCGAGCACCTCTACGAGATGGACTACCTCAAGGAGGGCATCGGGCTGCGGGCGATGGCGCAGCGCGACCCACTGGTGGAGTACCAGCGCGAAGGTTACGACATGTTCACGGCCATGCTCGACGGCATGAAAGAGGAGTCGGTCGGCTTCCTGTTCAACGTCAGCGTGGAAGCGGTGCCGGCGCCCCAGGTCGATGTGGCGCCGGTCGAACAGCCCGAAGGCCTGGCCGAATTCGCGACGGCGGCCGCCCAGCAGGAAGAGCCGCCGGCCCGCGTGAAAGCCCCGAAAGAGCCGGTAAGCACGTTGCGCGCCAAGGGAATCGACGACAGCGTCGACAGCGAGGCGCCCGCGCTGACCTATTCCGGCCCGTCGGAGGACGGCTCGGCGCAGGTGCAGCGCAACGGTGGCGGGGCGGCCAAGACGTCGGCGGCCGCGGGCGGCAGTCGTCGGGAGCGGCGGGCCGCCGCGCGCCAGCAGGGCCGCGGCACCAAGCCGCCGAAATCGGTGAAGAAGCGCTAG
- a CDS encoding adenylate/guanylate cyclase domain-containing protein: protein MVTAIEHNPWDSVLTEGHAPLVKARRVFRYLPSAPRCKLCNNPFGGPAGRVLAVAGFSPSRKNPNLCSRCCDALPAGGAEVDVAVLFADVRGSTALGQRGAATDFAALLNRFYGAATHALLRHDAVIDKLIGDEVMAFFVRGISGPRYREHAVAAGFDLLKAVGYGSDVRPWLELGVAVNAGVAYVGNVGGAVVDFTALGDPVNVAARMQQHAAGGELLVAAGVADEAVASGRRRRLNLRGHPRPLDTFVLGF from the coding sequence ATGGTGACGGCGATCGAGCACAACCCCTGGGACAGCGTTCTGACCGAAGGTCACGCGCCGTTGGTCAAGGCGCGGCGGGTGTTTCGCTATCTGCCCTCGGCACCGCGTTGCAAACTGTGCAACAACCCGTTCGGCGGCCCTGCCGGTCGCGTACTCGCGGTCGCCGGGTTCAGCCCGTCGCGCAAGAACCCGAACCTGTGTAGTCGTTGTTGTGACGCGCTGCCGGCGGGAGGTGCCGAAGTAGACGTCGCGGTCTTGTTCGCCGACGTTCGCGGGTCGACGGCCCTGGGTCAGCGTGGGGCCGCAACGGACTTCGCGGCGTTGCTCAACCGGTTCTACGGCGCCGCGACGCACGCGCTGCTGCGTCACGACGCGGTGATCGACAAACTCATCGGCGACGAGGTGATGGCGTTCTTCGTGCGCGGCATCAGCGGCCCGCGATACCGCGAGCACGCCGTCGCGGCCGGGTTTGACCTACTCAAGGCTGTCGGTTATGGCAGCGACGTCAGGCCGTGGCTCGAGTTGGGGGTGGCGGTCAATGCCGGTGTCGCCTACGTCGGCAACGTCGGCGGCGCGGTCGTCGACTTCACGGCCCTGGGCGACCCGGTCAACGTCGCCGCGCGCATGCAACAACATGCCGCCGGTGGAGAGTTGCTCGTCGCGGCCGGAGTGGCCGACGAGGCGGTGGCATCAGGACGACGACGCCGGCTGAACCTGCGGGGCCACCCACGTCCGCTCGACACGTTCGTACTGGGGTTCTAG
- a CDS encoding HD domain-containing phosphohydrolase — translation MHPTRKLHGSPTGLRKAELLAAISLAIDLGLGQPMEHMLRSTLIATRIAERLGLDAAQRETMYYANLVGWIGCHADSHELSTLFGDDIAFRADTYGVDMAGLPFLRLMVSHIGRGLPAWERGLRSAAFLLTARNQVAGLISSHCSSAGVLSDRIGLNSRVGAALAYIFERWDGRGMPNGVRGEDIPLEIRVVHLADVVEVHLRTGGLEQAAEVARSRRGTQFSPAVVDVFVDDGAAIVEGLLDIDVWAAALALAPDRDRIIGDDEIDELLRAMADFVDLKCPCSPGFSRGVADLAAAAGRHCRMPSADVTRLYRAGLVQGLGRLGVSNQIWEKKSPLSTAEWERVRMYPYLTGRILSRIEGLESVVSVATRHEERLDGSGFPRGLAGNELTPHDRLLAAVAAYHQLLEPRPQRAALDPDAAAGRLRQEARDGRLDADSVEAVLAAAGHRHARRTSWSSGLTAREVEVLRLVAQGRSNKEIAAELFIAEKTARNHVERIYAKLGVNNRTQASLAAIDRGMI, via the coding sequence GTGCACCCGACCCGGAAGCTGCACGGCTCGCCAACAGGCCTGCGCAAAGCCGAATTGCTGGCGGCCATATCCCTGGCGATCGATCTCGGTCTGGGGCAGCCGATGGAACACATGCTGCGGTCCACCCTGATCGCCACCCGGATAGCCGAACGACTGGGCCTGGACGCAGCGCAGCGCGAGACGATGTACTACGCCAACCTGGTGGGATGGATCGGTTGTCACGCCGATTCCCACGAGCTTTCGACATTGTTCGGAGACGACATCGCCTTCCGTGCCGACACCTACGGGGTGGACATGGCCGGCCTGCCTTTCCTGCGTCTGATGGTCAGCCACATCGGGCGCGGACTACCGGCATGGGAACGCGGCCTGCGCTCGGCGGCCTTTCTGCTGACCGCACGCAACCAGGTGGCCGGCCTGATCAGTTCACACTGCAGTTCCGCCGGCGTGCTGTCCGATCGGATCGGGCTGAACAGCCGGGTCGGGGCGGCGCTGGCCTACATCTTCGAACGCTGGGACGGCCGGGGGATGCCGAATGGTGTTCGGGGAGAGGATATTCCGCTGGAAATCCGCGTCGTTCACCTGGCCGATGTCGTGGAGGTCCACCTGCGCACCGGAGGCCTGGAACAGGCGGCCGAGGTCGCCCGGTCCCGGCGCGGCACCCAGTTCAGCCCGGCGGTGGTCGACGTGTTCGTCGATGACGGCGCGGCGATCGTCGAGGGCCTGCTCGACATCGACGTGTGGGCGGCGGCTCTGGCACTGGCGCCGGATCGCGACCGCATCATCGGTGACGACGAGATCGACGAATTACTCAGGGCCATGGCCGATTTCGTCGATCTCAAGTGTCCCTGCTCGCCGGGCTTTTCGCGCGGTGTCGCCGACCTCGCGGCCGCGGCGGGCCGGCACTGCCGGATGCCGTCGGCCGACGTCACCCGGCTGTACCGGGCCGGTCTGGTTCAGGGTCTCGGCAGACTCGGTGTGTCCAATCAGATCTGGGAGAAGAAGAGCCCGCTGAGCACGGCGGAATGGGAGCGGGTACGCATGTACCCCTACCTGACCGGACGCATCCTGAGCCGGATCGAGGGACTCGAGTCGGTGGTATCGGTGGCCACCAGGCACGAGGAACGTCTGGACGGGTCCGGCTTTCCGCGGGGACTTGCCGGCAACGAGCTGACGCCGCACGACCGGCTGCTCGCCGCGGTCGCCGCCTATCACCAGCTTCTCGAGCCCCGCCCGCAGCGGGCTGCCCTGGACCCGGATGCCGCTGCCGGCCGACTTCGCCAGGAGGCGCGCGACGGCCGGCTCGACGCCGACTCGGTGGAAGCTGTGCTGGCCGCGGCCGGGCACCGGCACGCACGGCGCACCTCGTGGTCGTCGGGGCTCACCGCCCGGGAGGTCGAAGTGCTCCGGCTGGTCGCCCAGGGCCGGTCCAATAAGGAAATTGCCGCCGAGTTGTTCATCGCCGAGAAGACCGCACGCAATCACGTCGAGCGGATCTACGCCAAGTTGGGTGTCAACAACCGCACCCAGGCGAGCCTCGCGGCCATCGATCGCGGAATGATTTGA
- a CDS encoding ABC transporter ATP-binding protein/permease, translated as MTALVHAIDVSRRAGARNILQQLSLSIEPGELVAIAGGSGAGKTTLLKILAGLQPPSGGAVSHHLAGRDAGIGYVPQDDIIHQEMPLRRTLRYAARLRLPAGTTAAEADRVVEQTMADLDLTDRAEVPVRALSGGQRKRASIAVELLTRPRLFFLDEPTSGLDPSTAADVMRLLRGLSERGVTVVLTTHEPAGIDRCDRVIFLARDGRLAFSGSPIHARRHFGVDSLADVYDRLAGEYLPMIEPIAKMPVQAPPDGPEVKRPNPFRQWWLLTRRNLDVLVRNRLTLAVLLGSPVLVTAMMATLFRRGAFDAGAAADVGPAQIVFWIAFDGFFFGLTYGLLQIVGEIAVFRRERRAGLSVGAYVASKVTALFPVLAAVSAVLLVVLRGLGRLPAVGWHVYGLLFVTMLIEATSALALGLLASASVHNAAQAALALPMLCFPQVLFGGAIVPVDKMAFPGRLMSFGLSNRHAFEALGRDLNLDRFTTTLPAMSAYRETFSGSTGGSLIALGSFAVGLTLATVWVLDRRSTVRSTG; from the coding sequence ATGACCGCACTAGTGCATGCCATCGACGTGAGCCGGCGGGCCGGCGCACGAAACATCCTGCAGCAGCTGTCCCTGTCCATCGAACCCGGCGAGCTGGTTGCCATCGCCGGTGGCAGCGGAGCGGGAAAGACCACCCTGCTGAAGATCCTTGCGGGACTACAGCCACCGTCCGGCGGCGCAGTCTCACACCACCTGGCCGGGCGTGACGCCGGCATCGGCTACGTGCCCCAGGACGACATCATCCACCAGGAGATGCCGCTGCGCCGCACGCTGCGCTACGCGGCCCGGCTGCGACTGCCGGCGGGCACCACGGCTGCCGAAGCGGATCGGGTGGTCGAGCAGACCATGGCGGATCTCGACCTGACCGATCGGGCCGAGGTGCCGGTCCGTGCGCTGTCCGGCGGCCAGCGCAAGCGCGCCAGCATCGCCGTCGAGCTGCTGACCCGCCCCCGCCTTTTCTTCCTCGACGAACCCACGTCCGGACTCGATCCCTCGACCGCGGCCGACGTTATGCGGCTGCTGCGCGGCCTAAGCGAGCGCGGGGTGACGGTCGTGCTCACCACGCACGAGCCGGCCGGCATCGATCGCTGTGACCGGGTGATCTTCCTCGCCCGCGACGGCCGGCTGGCGTTCAGCGGCAGTCCGATCCATGCGCGGCGGCATTTCGGGGTGGACAGCCTGGCCGACGTCTACGACCGACTGGCCGGCGAGTACCTGCCGATGATCGAGCCGATCGCCAAGATGCCCGTCCAGGCGCCACCGGACGGTCCGGAAGTCAAGCGGCCGAACCCTTTTCGGCAGTGGTGGTTGCTCACGCGGCGCAATCTCGATGTGCTGGTTCGCAACCGGCTGACCCTGGCGGTGCTGCTCGGTTCGCCGGTACTGGTCACCGCGATGATGGCGACGCTGTTTCGCCGCGGGGCCTTCGACGCCGGTGCCGCGGCCGACGTCGGCCCGGCCCAGATCGTCTTCTGGATCGCGTTCGACGGATTCTTCTTCGGCCTCACCTACGGTCTGCTCCAGATCGTCGGGGAGATCGCCGTATTCCGGCGCGAGCGCCGCGCCGGGCTGAGCGTGGGCGCTTACGTGGCGTCCAAGGTCACCGCCCTGTTTCCGGTGCTGGCCGCGGTGAGCGCGGTGCTGCTGGTCGTGCTGCGGGGTCTCGGCCGGCTGCCCGCCGTCGGATGGCACGTGTACGGCCTGCTCTTCGTGACGATGCTCATCGAAGCAACCTCCGCTCTGGCCCTGGGTCTGCTCGCCTCCGCCTCGGTGCACAACGCCGCTCAGGCTGCGCTCGCGTTGCCGATGCTGTGCTTCCCGCAGGTGCTGTTCGGCGGGGCCATCGTCCCCGTCGACAAGATGGCGTTCCCAGGCCGGTTGATGAGCTTCGGCCTGTCCAACCGCCACGCATTCGAAGCGCTGGGGCGCGACCTGAATCTGGACCGGTTCACCACCACACTGCCGGCCATGTCGGCCTACCGGGAAACGTTCAGCGGAAGCACCGGCGGGAGTCTGATCGCGCTGGGTTCGTTCGCCGTGGGCCTCACGCTGGCCACGGTGTGGGTGCTGGACCGGCGGTCGACCGTCAGGTCGACCGGCTGA
- a CDS encoding alkaline phosphatase D family protein, producing MALLLGPALRHVSDTTALVWVQTEHAATVQVLGASARTFAVQGYHYALVTVTGLTPDTVTEYDVKCDGDVVWPLPDSPFPPSVIRTRGPASTHRLQAIFGSCRYPKTDDSSIEPKLGLDALDVYAARMATQPIDDWPEALILLGDQLYADELTPEARRRLAGRRTPTKRAGRPPDEVVSFAEYERLYRHSWSDPEIRWLMSTVPTAMIFDDHDIRDDWNTSASWRADIKRKPWWRDRIRAGLASYWVYQHLGNLSPAELAEDEDYRRLVSTDGDCWPHLIALADRADNEVDHTKGVRFSYRWDFGRSRLIMVDSRNGRILDSGERMMIGEREFSWVEAQVADGLEQLDHLMLASSVPWLMPPALGDLEAVNERNADRPGWRGRLAENTRQALDLEHWPAFHKSFARLAELIYSVAGRPDGPATVNVLSGDVHHSYAARVEWAGACAGATAHQLVCSPVNNYVPLFVKPVFTLAWTRPAAKLARCWARLRGVPPLPFSWANTCGPLFGNTIATLLIDGRSAEVLFEQPRGAAALDEVGRVRLSRST from the coding sequence ATGGCACTCCTGCTCGGTCCCGCCTTGCGGCACGTATCCGACACGACCGCCTTGGTGTGGGTCCAGACCGAGCACGCGGCAACGGTGCAGGTGCTGGGCGCATCCGCCCGGACGTTCGCCGTGCAGGGTTATCACTACGCCCTGGTGACGGTGACGGGGCTGACCCCGGACACCGTCACCGAATACGACGTCAAGTGTGACGGTGACGTCGTCTGGCCGCTTCCGGACTCGCCCTTCCCGCCGAGCGTCATCCGCACCAGGGGGCCGGCATCCACCCATCGGCTACAGGCCATCTTCGGATCGTGCCGGTACCCCAAGACCGACGATTCGAGCATTGAGCCCAAGCTCGGGCTCGACGCGCTGGATGTCTACGCCGCCCGGATGGCCACCCAGCCGATCGACGACTGGCCCGAGGCACTCATCCTGCTGGGCGACCAGCTCTACGCCGACGAACTGACACCAGAGGCGAGACGCCGCCTGGCCGGTCGGCGCACCCCAACCAAGCGCGCCGGCCGCCCCCCGGACGAAGTGGTGAGTTTCGCCGAATACGAACGGCTGTACCGTCATTCGTGGAGCGATCCGGAGATTCGATGGCTGATGTCCACGGTGCCCACCGCGATGATCTTCGACGATCACGACATCAGGGACGACTGGAACACGTCGGCGTCCTGGCGGGCCGACATCAAACGAAAGCCGTGGTGGCGAGACCGGATCCGGGCCGGTCTGGCGTCGTACTGGGTGTATCAGCACCTCGGCAACCTGAGTCCGGCCGAGTTGGCCGAGGACGAGGACTACCGGCGCCTGGTGAGCACCGACGGCGACTGCTGGCCGCATCTGATCGCCCTGGCCGACCGCGCCGACAACGAGGTCGACCACACCAAGGGCGTCCGATTCAGCTACCGCTGGGATTTCGGCCGCAGCCGGCTGATCATGGTCGACTCGCGCAACGGCCGCATCCTCGATTCCGGTGAACGCATGATGATCGGGGAACGCGAGTTCAGCTGGGTCGAAGCACAGGTCGCCGACGGCTTGGAGCAGTTGGACCACCTGATGCTGGCCTCGTCGGTGCCGTGGTTGATGCCACCTGCCCTGGGAGATCTCGAGGCGGTCAACGAGCGCAACGCCGACCGGCCTGGCTGGCGCGGCAGGCTTGCCGAAAACACCCGCCAGGCTTTGGATCTCGAGCATTGGCCGGCGTTCCACAAATCGTTCGCACGGCTCGCGGAGCTGATCTACTCGGTCGCCGGTCGTCCCGACGGACCCGCCACCGTCAACGTGCTCTCCGGCGACGTCCACCACAGCTACGCCGCGCGCGTCGAGTGGGCCGGCGCGTGCGCTGGGGCGACTGCGCACCAACTGGTGTGCTCGCCGGTGAACAACTATGTGCCGCTGTTCGTCAAGCCGGTGTTCACGCTGGCCTGGACGCGGCCCGCCGCCAAGCTCGCCCGGTGCTGGGCGCGGCTGCGCGGCGTCCCACCGCTCCCGTTCTCCTGGGCGAACACCTGCGGTCCCCTGTTCGGAAACACCATCGCCACCCTGCTCATCGACGGCCGCAGCGCCGAGGTGCTGTTCGAACAGCCCCGCGGCGCCGCCGCCCTGGACGAGGTGGGCCGGGTGCGGCTCAGCCGGTCGACCTGA
- the mddA gene encoding methanethiol S-methyltransferase, giving the protein MKRYLTIGYGILSYLTFLVAFLYAVGFVGALVVPRSVDNGIAAPPGQAVAIDLGLLGLFGVQHSVMARPAFKRWWTRLVPKTIERSTYVLLASSVLLLLYWQWRALPGHVWEVGQPVGRWALWALFWLGWVMVLSSTFMINHFDLFGLRQVYLAWRGKPYRDLGFRTHLWYRLVRHPLMLGFLVAFWAAPTMTAGRLLFSIGTTAYILIALQLEERDLTAQLGERYRDYRRRVPMLIPFPSRRRLVKDGEHGGQGGAAARCRSAV; this is encoded by the coding sequence ATGAAACGTTATCTGACAATCGGTTACGGCATCCTGAGCTACCTCACGTTCCTGGTCGCCTTTCTCTACGCCGTCGGCTTCGTCGGCGCACTCGTGGTGCCGCGCAGCGTCGACAACGGGATCGCCGCACCTCCGGGTCAGGCGGTGGCGATCGATTTGGGTCTACTCGGCCTGTTCGGCGTCCAGCACAGCGTGATGGCCCGGCCGGCCTTCAAGCGTTGGTGGACTCGCTTGGTGCCGAAAACGATTGAGCGCAGCACCTATGTGTTGCTGGCCAGTTCGGTGCTGCTGCTGCTCTACTGGCAGTGGCGGGCCCTGCCGGGTCACGTCTGGGAGGTGGGACAACCCGTCGGACGCTGGGCGCTGTGGGCGCTGTTCTGGCTCGGCTGGGTCATGGTGTTGTCCTCGACCTTCATGATCAACCATTTCGACCTGTTCGGCCTGCGTCAGGTGTACCTGGCATGGCGCGGGAAACCGTACCGGGACTTGGGCTTTCGCACCCACCTGTGGTACCGGCTGGTGCGCCATCCGCTCATGCTCGGCTTTCTGGTGGCGTTCTGGGCGGCGCCGACGATGACCGCGGGACGTCTGTTGTTCTCGATCGGCACCACGGCCTACATCCTGATCGCCCTGCAGCTGGAGGAGCGCGACCTGACAGCGCAACTGGGCGAGCGTTACCGCGACTACCGACGCCGGGTGCCGATGTTGATCCCGTTTCCGTCCAGGCGGAGATTGGTCAAGGATGGAGAGCATGGAGGTCAAGGAGGTGCTGCTGCCCGGTGTCGGTCTGCGGTATGA
- a CDS encoding cation:proton antiporter regulatory subunit encodes MEVKEVLLPGVGLRYEFTSRHGERIGIVARRTGDFDVVVYGAEDPDQARPVIHLAEDEAEAVAQIFGAPRIAERFAELTREVPGLEAGQVHVTVSSPFVDRPLGDTRARTRSGASIVAIVRDDEVLASPGPAQTLRARDVLIVIGTQQGIAAVEQIIDKG; translated from the coding sequence ATGGAGGTCAAGGAGGTGCTGCTGCCCGGTGTCGGTCTGCGGTATGAATTCACCAGCCGTCATGGTGAACGGATCGGCATCGTGGCTCGGCGTACCGGCGACTTCGACGTCGTGGTGTACGGCGCGGAAGACCCGGACCAGGCCCGGCCGGTTATCCATCTGGCCGAGGACGAGGCCGAAGCAGTTGCCCAGATCTTCGGAGCGCCAAGGATTGCCGAGCGGTTCGCCGAACTGACCCGCGAGGTGCCCGGACTGGAAGCCGGGCAGGTCCATGTCACGGTGAGCAGTCCGTTCGTCGACCGTCCCCTCGGTGACACCCGCGCCAGGACCCGCAGCGGCGCGTCGATCGTCGCCATCGTGCGCGACGACGAGGTGCTGGCGTCGCCCGGTCCGGCGCAAACCCTGCGGGCACGAGACGTGCTGATCGTGATCGGTACCCAGCAGGGGATTGCCGCGGTCGAGCAGATCATCGACAAGGGCTGA
- a CDS encoding cation:proton antiporter yields MEISRALLFQLGALLTMLALLGAVARRFGLSPIPVYLVAGLSLGKGGLLPVAAADDFVITAAPIGVVLLLLTLGLEFSATEFASSMRHHLPSAGVDIVLNATPGALAGWFLGLNGVAMLALAGVTYVSSSGIIARLLEDLGRLGNRETPAVLAVLVLEDFAMAGYLPLLAVLAARGSWLDALGGMLAAIGALLAAFAASYRWGHHMGRLVTHPDAEQMLLRVLGITLIVAAVAETLRASAAVGAFLVGLTLTGETADRARQVLGPLRDLFGAIFFLAIGLTVDPRELLPMLPVAIALAIITSATKVLTGMFAARRDAVARRGQVRAGAALVARGEFSLIIIGLVATSIPAVAALATSYVFIMAIAGPVLTRYTGGRVPADTL; encoded by the coding sequence GTGGAAATCTCACGCGCCCTGCTGTTTCAGCTCGGCGCACTTCTGACCATGCTCGCGTTGCTCGGCGCTGTCGCGCGCCGGTTCGGGTTGTCCCCGATACCGGTGTATCTGGTGGCAGGGCTGTCGCTCGGCAAGGGCGGATTGCTGCCGGTGGCCGCTGCCGACGACTTCGTCATCACCGCGGCCCCCATCGGCGTGGTGTTGTTGCTGCTGACATTGGGCTTGGAGTTCTCCGCGACGGAGTTCGCGTCCAGCATGCGCCATCATCTGCCGTCGGCCGGCGTGGACATCGTCCTCAATGCGACGCCGGGCGCGCTGGCCGGCTGGTTCCTGGGGTTGAACGGGGTAGCCATGCTGGCGCTGGCGGGCGTCACCTACGTCTCGTCGTCGGGGATCATCGCGCGGCTGCTGGAAGACCTGGGGCGGCTGGGCAACCGCGAAACGCCGGCGGTGCTGGCCGTCCTGGTACTCGAGGACTTCGCGATGGCGGGTTACCTGCCGCTGCTCGCCGTGTTGGCTGCGCGGGGCAGTTGGCTGGATGCGCTGGGCGGCATGCTGGCGGCGATCGGCGCGCTGCTCGCGGCGTTCGCGGCCTCCTACCGGTGGGGTCATCACATGGGACGCCTGGTGACGCATCCTGATGCCGAGCAGATGTTGCTGCGAGTCCTGGGCATCACCCTGATCGTCGCCGCCGTGGCCGAAACGCTGCGGGCGTCGGCCGCGGTGGGGGCCTTCCTCGTCGGCCTCACGTTGACTGGTGAAACGGCTGATCGGGCGCGTCAGGTCCTGGGGCCGCTGCGCGATCTCTTCGGCGCGATCTTCTTTCTGGCTATCGGACTGACCGTCGACCCGAGAGAGCTGCTGCCCATGCTGCCAGTCGCGATCGCTCTGGCGATCATCACCTCAGCGACCAAGGTGCTCACCGGAATGTTCGCCGCGCGCCGCGACGCAGTGGCCCGCCGCGGGCAGGTACGAGCCGGAGCCGCGCTGGTTGCCAGGGGCGAATTCTCCCTGATCATCATCGGGCTGGTCGCCACGTCGATTCCGGCGGTTGCGGCGCTGGCAACCTCTTACGTCTTCATCATGGCCATTGCCGGGCCGGTGTTGACTCGCTACACCGGGGGGCGGGTGCCCGCGGACACCCTGTAG